The Brassica oleracea var. oleracea cultivar TO1000 chromosome C7, BOL, whole genome shotgun sequence sequence TCCTCAAATTCTGTAATCATGCGACTGTATTTGACCCCTGTTTCAACAAAAGGAAATTAATAATTTTCAGTTGAAAATTAATTAAACACTAATAATTATATAACAGGAAATGGGACTAACAGAAAAGGGTATGTGCAAAATCGACTCTAGTGGAAGAGAGCGCTAGAAGGTGGTGATCAGGGGTTTCTTTTTGGTCTGCAAAGGCAGTGATGGAGACAGGACCAGTGTAGCCTATTTCCTTGACCGCCCTTTCTATACTTGGACGGACCCGACGAGCGTCGTACCCTTCCGGAATAGGGCAGTCATTCATGTCCCACAACACATGTATTTTAGCTGTGGCGTGTTGAGGCGTGGCCGGGTAGGTCCTTGCCCACGCCTTCGTTACACATAACAGTTGTGTGTCCGGAGGATTTATAGCCTCCTGAGCTTGACAAAGAAGAGTTGATGCTCAGATTATGAAACAAAAGTATTTGAGAGAGAGGATGATGCTTTGCTTACGTACTTCCAGTCCATGCTTATAACTGGAGAGATGCTTCCTGAATTTCTCCATGCTTTGGCAATCGAAATTGCACGATTTGCAATAAAACATGGCAGCAGATAATAATCCACACGTCACAAGTGGTGGTGTGCCTCCTTCTTCTTCTTCTAGTAATTGCTCCCAGCGCCAATTTGCATAACAGACGAGGAGTAAATCATCGCTACTCTTAATTGAATAAGCCAGAAAAAGGTGGTATCTAGTGCGCTGTTGTAGACGGGCCAGATCCCAGGTTAAGTCACCTTCCACCTGATTGGATATGATCATCATTGTCGCCGGAGGTGGATTTTGGTCTCGCCATCCCACCATATCCCGATACATGACTGAGCGCGTGCTATCTGTGAATATATATGGATGAATTACATTCTACGAGTTTCCTTTTTGTTATACTAACATCAGAGGAAGACTAACCGGAATTGGTATGTGCAACAGCGACTCCAGTGGAAGAGAGCCCTCGTAGGACGTGGCAAGGGGTTTTTTTTTGGTCGCCATAGGCAGTGATGGAGACACGACCAGTGTAGCCTAGTTTTCTGAACGCCCTTTCTATACTTGGACGGACCCGACGAGCATCATACCCCTCCGGAATCGGACAGTCATTCATGTCCCACCACACCTCTATTTTAGCTGTCTCCGCCGCATCGTTCCCCGACATCCTCTCTAACAAAAATCTCTCTGACACAAGAAGGTCCTCCCTCCATCACTAGTAATAGGGTTTGTTCTATATTTACACCAAACTACTGGGCCTAAATGTAACCTGGGATTCTCGTGGGCTTTTTACCTACCTAATATGATATTAGTAACATCCAATAATATCCTAAAACATCCATTGTCCATTTGAACAAAGCCCATTTACACATTGACAATCCAATTGACATCCTACTAATATCTAATTTTGTTTCTTTTACCAAAATTTGGAAATCTTACAATACTAAAAAAAAAGCTTTAAGACTAAATCTTACAATCACGTAGATTAAAAATCAGCCACTCAAGAACATGTTTTTTAAACACATAAGATAGGCTTCACCGTGCGAGGTTTAGTTATTTTGCTCAAGCCTAAATCAATCCATTCATATGGACTTAAATTAATTTGCTATTGCCCAAATGGACCCCATTGAGAAACTCTATCGTCTCTTTCCTCTTCATCCAATCTCTGTTATTAAACCTCATCTACCATCAATCAATAGTGTTTTTCAACACCCTCTTAATGAGTTTGTTTGGCTTCCCTCCTTTTTTCCTTCCTTATATACTGTATTTTTTTTCCCTTTCTACAAACCAAAACGGGAGAACCTGCTCTAATTAAGCTCAAGCCATGGTGATGAAACCAAAAGGCAAGTCCCCTATCTCTTCCGTTAATGATCACGAAGTTATGTTCTTCAAGGATGTCTCACCAGGTCCATATGAAACCGAGTTACGCTACGGTCTGCTCCATTTCTGGTAGGCTCGAAACCCAGCAAATAGACTGAAACCTATCCTGCGGTCTTGTATCTCCATGAATCAAGCGGCTTTCCTTAAAGGTCGTAGCTTGGGTGAAAATGTTCTTCTCGCCTCGGAATTGATCAGAACATACAAGTCCCCGCGCTGTCAGAGAAGTTGTATGCTGAAAGTGGATATTAGGAAGGCTTTTGACACGGTCTCTTGGGATTTCATCTTGAAACTGCTAGCGGCTCAAGACTTTCCTCTTCTATTTGTCACTTGGATAAAAGAGTGTATAACTTCTCCTCGCTTCTCAGTTGCCATCAATGGTGAACTCGCCGGTTTCTTTCCCGGTAAGAAAGGTCTGAGACAAGGAGACTCCATCTCCCCATACCTCTTTATCTTGATCATGGAAGTGCTATCAAAACTGCTAGAAAAAGCAGTAGATGACGGAGACATTCGACTGCACCCAAATTGTCATGAACCAAGGATCACACACTTGCTTTTTGCAGATGACCTATTGGTTTTCTCTGATGGGTCTAGGCACTCTATATCAGGTATTAAAAATGTTATATATGTCTTTAAAGAATGGACATGCCTAGACATGAATCCTGAAAAGTCTGAAATTTTTTTTGGGGGTTATTCTGAGGTCGAAGCTTCTGTGATCAGTGACATCTCGGGGTTCCGAATAGGAACTTTCCCTACTAGGTATCTGGGTCTACCTTTAAATCCTAGTAGAATCAGCTTCGCCACTCTCCAGCCGTTTCTTGAACGCATCACCGCTAAATTGCATTCTTGGACTGCTAAGACTTTGTCATTTGCAGGGAAAGTTCAACTAGTATCCTCAGTAGCGTATGGGATGGTAAATTTCTGGAGTTCGGTCTTTGCCCTGCCTAAGCGGTTTTATGAAAAAGTTGACTCGTTATGTTCGGCGTTTCTGTGGAAAAATAGTACTACTTCGGCAGCTGGAGCTAGAGTCAGCTGGGCTAGTATCTGCAAGCCAAAGAAGGAGGGGGGTCTGGGATTGAGAAGGCTGGAGGAATTTCAAATGGTCTTTGAGTTGAAAAGAGTGTGGAATTATTTTTGTGGGTTGCTTGGCTCAAGGCTAATGTGTTCACTAACCATTGCTATTGGACTATACCAGATTCTCAAAGAGTCTCTCCAACTGTTCGGAGCATGATCAGAGCGAGAGAAAGGGTGAGAGAGTTCATGAGATGTAGTGTTGGAGATGGATGTACTGCAATTTTTTGGCACGACCCTTGGACAGATTTGGGGCCATTGATCTTGGCTTTGGGAGCTAGAGGTCCACGAGATCTTCGGATCAACTGTGAAGCTCCGGTTATCAGAGCAGCGGTAGATGGAAACTGGTTTCTTCCTCCAGCAAGATCTGAAGAGGCAGTGACTTTGCAGATTGTGCTCTCAACCATGGCCCCACCTCACTCGGATAGGGGTGATGACAAGTATCTTTGGCGTAATGGAGCTGATCATTTTGTTCCAAAGTTTTCTTCTAAAGCAACATGGCACCGTATCAGAGAGAGAGCTCCTGAGGTCCCTTGGTGGGATCTGATATGGTTTAAAGAAGAGATTCCAAGATGTTCCTTTGTAGCTTGGATGGCAGTACTCTCCAGACTACCTACTAAAGGTAGATTGTCCTCGTGGGGCATGAATGTCTCTACGCTTTGCGTCATGTGCTCTTCTGGACATGAATCCCATCACCACTTATTCTTTTTGTGCCCATATGTCTCAGCTGTCTGGTCTCACTTCTCTGGAAGCGCTTGGCAAGCTGCTCCGTCGTCTATGCTTGAGGTTGCTGATATCATCGATGTCTCTCCTCAGTTGCGAGTGGTGATTAAATTGTTGATGCAGGTTATTGTTTACTGCATCTGGCGGGAGAGGAATTCTCGCATTTTCAAGCAGGTTGCCACTTCAGAAGCAGGGGTGATCTCGCGTGTTGATAGGCTCTTCAGGGATCGGCTCCTCTCCATCTCTCCTTCAAGACCACAGTCTCCGTCGCTGCTCCAGCTATTCTTCTCCCTCACCTATCGGCCTCCTTAGCTTTGTTATATTTCCTTCTCTGTTCTTGCTTTCCTATTTTGTAATAAGTGGATCTCCACAACCTTAAAAAACATAAAAGCCTGATTCTTTAAAAATTCAAAAAAAAAAAAAAAAAAAAAAAACTTATTGGTCTGGAATGGAGAGCTAATGCAGTGCGCACGGAATGTTAATAGACTCTCTTGAGCTTCTTTTTTGTATGATAACAAGAACTTACCATGAGATTTGATGAGTTTAATGACTCGTGGACCTTTACAGAAGTTCTGCGGTGGAAGCATATAAAAGTGTAAACTCAGGTTTAAAAATAAATCAAAAGTTCTAGATTATCATATTCTTGACATTTCTCTCTTTGCATGCAGGCAGTAGTAGAAATTAAAAGCAAACACGTTGGAGGAGCCTTCCCATGAAAAGCAAAGGTACTTTTATTCTTCCTTCTCTCAATGGTCTGTTTGTATAATTAACTATTATCTTTTTTTTTTTGAAAGAATTTTAAATTTATTTCAATCAAAAAACCTTGTTACAGATATGAAACTGCTCCTTCTATATACTAACAATGAGAAAACTCTATACAAAATCAAGATACCCCTTAACCTCTATCAAACCAACTCTCCATTGCCTTCTCATACTTCCTTCCCTCCTTTCTTCTTAGTGAAGTAATTCTATTTCTGATCAACTTGTCCAGCCTAGTAATCAGACAGGCCGCCGGTAGAGAGGGTTCTCCAACTCTTCTCACATTCCTTTCATGCCATAAAGCATAAGCAACAGCTTGAAAACTATATCGGAGCAAGAAAGTTTGCATACTTCTTCCGTGAAGTCCATCTGCTACAACCTGAACCACACTTGACCACTCATGAAATCTCCTATTCCCTGCTAGATTTTTTATAGTACCCAACCACACTTCTTTTGAATAGTCACAATCAAAAAACAAATGGTGCCGAGTTTCAGTAGCCTTTTGACATAACCAGCAAGTGGATATAGCTTGCGGATTCCATCTGAGAACTCTGTCTCCCGTCGCCAGTCTGTTATGGATAGCAATCCATACTAGAAAGGAGAACTTTGGTGTGGCTCCTGAAAACCAAACACTTTTATACCAAGGGACTTTTGGTGAATGAGTTCTGATAATGTTCCAAGTTTGTGATGTAGAAAACCCTTCTCTGTACTCTCCATTCTCCCTCTTCCATAAACATATATCCTCCATTTGATTAAGCCCTCTGTTTCTTAGCTTCACCACTTCCTGATCTATCAGCTGGAGAGTAGAGACTCTATGTCTTTTAACCCAATACAGCTGAATAGCCCTTTCCACCGTACTATTTAGAGGAATACCTAGCTCCATTGTTCCTCTTCCTTCTGTTAGATCAATAAGATTCCCCAGCGGCGACCATCTATCGAACCAGAAAGAGGTACTAGCACCACTGTTGACATCCTTTCTCGACAGTTGCATAGCTAAATCCAATGGTTGAATTTATCATCTATATAAATCCAATGGTTGAATCACCGCAGGTATTATGAATGATGTATGCGAGACAGTCTCGGGCCTGAAAGAAACAGAAACCGCAGAAGAAGAGCTTTATTTTGGAATAAGTACAGGGAAAGGTCTAACAAAGTTCAAGTGCAAGAGCAAGTCTGATAAGCAGACATGGGTGGATAGCATCCGGAATCTTCTCCAGCAAGTAACTGCTGTTGAGGTTATCAACACTTCTACTGAAACTACAAACATTAGCAATATTACATAAGTCATGTATTAATGTTTATTAGTGTTGATAATGATCATTAAAAGCCAATGATGTATTTGTTTTAAGCACATTTACAAATCTGTAAGTATGCGTAGTGTCTTTTTTCATCTTCTCTTGTTTTTAATTTCAGTCAGTTGTAAACATTTATATTTATTTGGATATAATGAAGAATATTATAATAGGATTACTAATAGTGTACGGAGGATGAGACATGTTCAAACAAAGCCTTTAGTTATAAACTTATAATTGAAGAAAAGATACAGCACGGAGGAGATAAGCGAATAAGATAGTTGGGACAGAGAAGAAAGCAGAATGGTCACTATCCTCCAAGATATACAACTGAGAAGGTGGCCACTTCTCCACCAAACGGTCTTGGTACATAGGATGAAATAGGTTATCTTTAGCAGTCTTCATGTATACTCGAGGAACTTTCTCGGCTTCAGGGTTTGGAGGCAGCTTATCAATACCTTGTAACGCCCTTATCGGAGCAGGTCGCAACAGCTTAGATGCCAAAGTTACATCCTACCAACAAGGCAACAGCAACCATATATATTTATTTGCATAATAAAATTGGTACTGAAACATGATTGGTGGTGTTCCAAAAAAAAACATGATTGGTGAAGTAATTAAGAGAGTAACCTCAATAGGACTTTGGCTATAGTAATAATGACGTATAAACTCTTCCTTCATTAATACGCCAGTGGGTGGCTTATCAGCGCCTTCACCGTATGTGAACTCCCATATGTCTTCTTCTCCCACAGTCATCTTTAACATATTCACATGAATTTAGTGCAAATGTCTTTTAATGTATTACTTTCGATCATACAAGTTTTAACCAAAGATTGTTGAACATAAATTTTTTTGTGTAGTTACAATGTTATTGCAGAGTTATTTGTATTTTGTAATGTATATGGTCGTTGGAGAACTGCTAGAACACAAGATATGTTGTAGTATTACAACTTGGAAATAAAGAAGAATACGCAAAATACACATGTTAATATGGTTTTAAGGACTTATTGAGAATAACAAGAAAAAGAGCCACTCACGTTTGAATTATTAGGAGAGGTAGTTCCGGGTTGAACCATTTCAGCCGCTACGTAAATAACCATGGAGATTTTGTCTGTGAACTTGCACAGAGCTTCAGTGACAGTTCCTCCACCGATGCTATGTCCCACGAGTATGATCTTGTGGTGAGGAGGGATTTCAGACAAGAGAGAGAAGAGAGGTTGGTTATAATGGTCGAAGTCAAAGACGGTGTTAGAGTCCGTGAGGTTGATGCCAGCGCCGGTGAGATCGAGGGAGGTGGCTTTGAATCCTGCGGCGAGAAGAAGAGTGATGAGTTTATACCAGCACCAACCACCGTGGCAGGCTCCATGAACAAACACAAAGTGAATTATTGGCGCTACACCACCGTCGCCTCCCATCGCAGTCTGTCTAATCTGTATAAGTTTAGTTCACTTGACTTTAGCAAAAAAATGAATGTGGTTTGGTCCACATCTTTACAAATGACGGTTACAACCCCCTAACCTGTTTCTCTGACGCGTGGGACCAAATTAAATCTTCTCTCAAATTTTTTTATTTCGTCAGAAAAGTCTCTTTACTCGATAGTCTACTGGGAGAACTCCAGAGAGAAGGCAAAAGAAACTACTGAATATGAAAGAGATGTGGAAACAACCAATACCACACGTACAAAAAAAAGTTAGTGTAACCGTGCCTGATCTCTGTCCCAGGAAACTTATCCATATATAATAAAATTTATTTTAATCATTTTTTTTGAAAAAATGTTAAATTAATTAAAAAAAAAATACAATACAACTAAATTGCTTGTTTGAACTTTGAAGCTTAAAAAATACAATCTTTGCGTTACATTAAAGAAAAGAGTAACCTAAATAAATGAGAACATGCTTATCAATAGCTTTTATAAACTCAGACGCAGGTTTGTGATCTTCTCTAAATCTTTTTCCATTACGTTCAGTCCAAATAGCGCCTATAACGAGACCTGAAAAACATACCGATAGAACAATTCCAGTTTGCTTCGCGTTTTAGTGAGGAGTGCAACTATGTCATCCCTAACGTTTATGTAATCCGTCGTCAAGAGCTTCCTGGTGAGGTTCGACCACACCTATCCCGAATATTAACATTGGAAAAATAGATGGTTTCGAGACTCAGGGCAAGCCTGGCAGGGCGAACACTATTTTGATCATTTTGAGTTTTATGTGATATATTTGTGATAAATTTATGGTTATTATAGGGTATTTGCCCTTTTAAAAACTCATTTCTGAAATTAATCTAGATATTTTAATTGAGATTTTTATATTTTTGGAATTTTTAAAAAACAAATCTTTCAAATAGTTATTTTTAAGTTTTTGTCACAAAAATAGTTTTTAAAAAAATAAAATAACTACAATAGTTCTTTTTTATTTTGAAATTTTAAATATTTTTTTTTTTTTAAATTTGAAATCATATTCCAAAACTCACCCATTAACTCAAAACTCTACGTATATAGTAGTTAACCATATGATAAAAATACATTTTTACTTTTTAATAAAACTTAATTCGATCGTTATACTATTTTCTTCCGCGTTTTTTTGTTTTTGAACAATGTTTCATTGATAATTATAGTGTATATGGCCAATACAAGAAGTTTATTAACCAAGAAGGAGGAACTGAAAAACTTAAAACATCAACTTGATCGTCAAAAATACAACGTGATCCTAGGGAATTTTTCTTTATAAAATTGTAATTTTAATTTTTTGATATTTATTTAAGTTTGGATTGGATTATGAAATATCAAGGATCTGTTCATATATTTTTATAATTAGAATCGGGTAATTTGTTCGGTTTAGTTCGGTTTAATTTTGGTCAATGTACAAAAATGCTGGAGCCTCCGGGCCTCGAGGAGAGGAAGGAAACAAAAAAAAAAAAAAAGAGAGAAGTGAAGTCTAGATCTCTCTTCTTCTACAACCAAGGTTGGTCCGTCACCGGCGAAAGGCGGAAATCCTCTTCTCCGACGTTATAATGCCGGTAAGATTTCCTCGTTTGAGAGTGTAAAATCTAGATCTCAGATTATATTAATTCCCGACTCATCTTGTGGCAGTTCAAGACGGTGGAGCCTCCGAGTCTGTTGCGTTACTTGATCGGATCGGCGGTGATGATGATCGGCGTCGTATTACCAGTCGGTTACATGATGTTCCGCAACAAGCGCGTCCCTTCCTCGTCTTCCTACTCTAAACAGACGTAGGTCTGCTTTTCCCCTTCACTTGTCATCTGATCTGCTAAAACAGTCACAGCTTTGAGTATCTTAGAGATATAGTTGAGATCTGAAATTCAAATCAGTTTATTTTGATTTCTGTACAGTGTTTTTTTTTTTTTTTGGTATTGGAATGATCAACAAGCATCATTTAATTTGGCCGGAAAATGAATTGGAAAATCTTCTTGGGGGTTGGTTTTATAAGCTAAGTTTATTGGATAAAGTCAGTGAAGTGAATTAGTATAGTGACTTTGACCAGAGGCAGTTTTGGTTGAAGATAGATTATCAAAATATTGATAGTTGCTCCTCTTCTTCTTCTTCTTCTTTAAAAGCTTGTTTAGGCCAGGTCTAAGTAAAACTCATCCTCACTCATTGGTGCCTAATAATCTGATGAGATACTTTTCAGGAACAAAGTTTTGATTTAGAAGTCCAGAGACTGCGGTTGAATTCAATTGGATCCACAAGGATGATGACATATTGATTATGGGGGATTCTTGTTTTGACATGGGTTGCAAGAGATAAGAGATTAAAAACCTACAAAAATATGAGTAATTTTTCGTTAATCTTCTTTGTTAGGTTATGCAAGGTCTATTATGTAACACAACCTCTTCTCTTAGGCTGAAACATTATATAAGACTGAATTTCGTTCATTGCATCTTGTCTCTTTGTGGTAAATGAAATGTTATCGACATGCTTAGATTAGGATTCTGTTCACAGTTTCCAAACATTACACAGTACTAGTAGATATGGTGTTAAATGCTTAGGGAACTAGAACAATGAATAGAAAAAACACTTCCGGAATTGATTTGTGATTTGGGGAGAGCATGTTTGTAACGGGAATGGAGTCTCTGGTTCGATACACTCTTGGTGATGGAACACCTGTTGCCCGTATTATCGACAGGTTACTCAGATTGTCTTGGCGTTGGACTCTGTCATATATCAAAAGCTGATGTATTGTGAATTGAGTTAAATATGTCGAGCATTTTCGAGTGCTCTTTCAAAACTGTAACAAAGAGGCAGATATAAAGTGTTTGCTTAAAAACCATAATTAGAAGGCCATCGTATAGTCTCCAAAATTTGTAAAAACATAAAGTCAACATGCGACAACATGAATTCTAGAAGAAGATGATGATAGCAGTAACAATGATGGCCAAAGGCGAATCAACGGTAACGACGAAGGGAGAGGGAGTTATTCTTCTTCCATGTAGCTCTGCGAGACGGGCGGTTCTTGTGGTTTCTGTGACCCTTTCCGCGCAGTCCTCTGTTCTTCTTTCCCTCCGATGTAAGTCCCCTGAGCTCACGGTGTTTGTGAACCGGGTTGCAGATCCAGTTGATCCTCGGGTCATTACGCACAGCGTTGTGTGCCGGGTCAACCAAGATGATCTCGTAGTACTTGTACGTCGAATCCTAAACCAATATATGGAAGTTAATATCTATACACACACAGATAAGCCTAGTAATGCACATGAAAGAGAGTGAGAGAGATAGTACCTCGTTGAGCCAGTAGGAGTTGACGACTCTTAGACCGCCCAGTTTCCTTCCAGCACGCTCCTCAGCAACAGAACGCTTGCTCCTCTGGAACTTGAGTTGAGTAACTCCCTGGTTTGTGGGTTTACCATACACAATACCCTTTGGCACTGGCCTCTTTCTTCCACCACGTCTCACACGGACACGGTACACCACGAAGCCCTAACATAGATTAACATCCCAACTAGATAAGTAACTGAATGTTGTGACTTGTGAATATTATAACACTGTAACAGTTGGAAGAACAAGGAGAATATTATAACACTGTAACAGTTAGAAGAACAAGAGTCACATTTTCAGACAGCATAACTAAGATCCAAAGGGCAACTAAACAAAAGACTAAGGATTAGGGCACAACTAGTTACCTGCTTGGCCTTGTAACCCAAACGACGGGCCTTGTCGGGACGAGTAGGCCTGACGAGACGGACAATCGAGGGCTGCTGTCTGTACTCCCAGCACCTCACCCTCTGCACAAACCTCATCACATCGGATTGTTTCTTCCTCCATAGCTCAGACACATACTTGTACGCACCTACAGTTCACCATCGAAACCATTAAGCTACCAAGTGTTCGCAATAACACATCCATAGAACACAGATTATTTGAACAGAGACATTGATGCTAAAAAGAAACGACGAGAACAGATCTAGACGAATGATGAGAAGAACGAGTTACCCATTTTCGAAGAGCCGCAAAGCACCGGCGCAAGGTAGGAATTGTCACTGATTTAAAGCAAGGAACTTAGGGTTTTAAATCCAGTGGAGCACAAAAAAAAAAAAAAATTGGGCAGATATAGTTAAATGATTAAAAGCCCATTACCCATTTATAATGGGCTTCGAGTTATAACCAGATTTCTAAGATACATTATTTCATTTCGCGTCTCTCGACTATAAGATGCATCTTTCAAGTGTTATGACTTCACGAAGGAGGATACAGTTCATATTCGTCACCAACAGTGCATCCCGAAGTTTCATCAATAATATCATAGTTTGTAAAAGTACACGAGAGGAGGAAATAAATAACATTTTTAGTTTGTTATTCTTATAAGACTTTCGAAAAGAACAGTCCACGAATCGTTGAGGCACCAAAAGTCCCTCCACGGGGAATTCTAGGTTTAGGTGCAAATGACTTACGTGCAACACATGAACTCGAGCAAGTACTGTCTATGTCCAATGGGTTACGAAGTGAACAGTCCACGAATCGTTGAGGCTATATACTACGAGTGCGTACCCGTAATCATCCCTGATAACTTCGTCTTGCCGTTCAGCGAGTTGCTTGATTGGTCTGCGTTCTCGGTGGTTCTGCCGGAGAAGGAGATTCCACGGCTTAAGGAGATACTATTGGAGATTCCAATGAGGAGATATCTGAAGATGCAGATGAACGTGAAGATGGTTCAGAAACATTTCTTGTGGAGCATTAAACCTAGAAGATACGATGTGTTTCATATGATACTTCACTCCATTTGGTTCAACCTTCTAAATCAGAACCAAACTTCTTCTGATCATGTTCCTGATTCCTGACATCATCCTTAATTATGTCTGTACATAAAGAAAATATTTGCATTGATTC is a genomic window containing:
- the LOC106301943 gene encoding 60S ribosomal protein L15-1-like, which codes for MGAYKYVSELWRKKQSDVMRFVQRVRCWEYRQQPSIVRLVRPTRPDKARRLGYKAKQGFVVYRVRVRRGGRKRPVPKGIVYGKPTNQGVTQLKFQRSKRSVAEERAGRKLGGLRVVNSYWLNEDSTYKYYEIILVDPAHNAVRNDPRINWICNPVHKHRELRGLTSEGKKNRGLRGKGHRNHKNRPSRRATWKKNNSLSLRRYR
- the LOC106304188 gene encoding pheophorbidase-like, producing the protein MGGDGGVAPIIHFVFVHGACHGGWCWYKLITLLLAAGFKATSLDLTGAGINLTDSNTVFDFDHYNQPLFSLLSEIPPHHKIILVGHSIGGGTVTEALCKFTDKISMVIYVAAEMVQPGTTSPNNSNMTVGEEDIWEFTYGEGADKPPTGVLMKEEFIRHYYYSQSPIEDVTLASKLLRPAPIRALQGIDKLPPNPEAEKVPRVYMKTAKDNLFHPMYQDRLVEKWPPSQLYILEDSDHSAFFSVPTILFAYLLRAVSFLQL
- the LOC106303878 gene encoding uncharacterized protein LOC106303878, producing MSGNDAAETAKIEVWWDMNDCPIPEGYDARRVRPSIERAFRKLGYTGRVSITAYGDQKKTPCHVLRGLSSTGVAVAHTNSDSTRSVMYRDMVGWRDQNPPPATMMIISNQVEGDLTWDLARLQQRTRYHLFLAYSIKSSDDLLLVCYANWRWEQLLEEEEGGTPPLVTCGLLSAAMFYCKSCNFDCQSMEKFRKHLSSYKHGLEEAINPPDTQLLCVTKAWARTYPATPQHATAKIHVLWDMNDCPIPEGYDARRVRPSIERAVKEIGYTGPVSITAFADQKETPDHHLLALSSTRVDFAHTLFWVKYSRMITEFEEWTEDNPAPATIMIISDEVASSQYLSSLICRKLQESNYNCFLAYSVRPFEMPILLTSAEWLWDSLLSVSETKRHLLHKCCSGSESVVESSGMFYCLLCICDCESLDDFKKHLSSKEHIHEDNIMNSHFQSAHRQRRLYKISNYHDEVGYSPKTKRMREDNNDFLNTKVPCDMIVRI
- the LOC106303283 gene encoding uncharacterized protein LOC106303283, coding for MQLSRKDVNSGASTSFWFDRWSPLGNLIDLTEGRGTMELGIPLNSTVERAIQLYWVKRHRVSTLQLIDQEVVKLRNRGLNQMEDICLWKRENGEYREGFSTSQTWNIIRTHSPKVPWYKSVWFSGATPKFSFLVWIAIHNRLATGDRVLRWNPQAISTCWLCQKATETRHHLFFDCDYSKEVWLGTIKNLAGNRRFHEWSSVVQVVADGLHGRSMQTFLLRYSFQAVAYALWHERNVRRVGEPSLPAACLITRLDKLIRNRITSLRRKEGRKYEKAMESWFDRG
- the LOC106304247 gene encoding uncharacterized protein LOC106304247; the encoded protein is MPFKTVEPPSLLRYLIGSAVMMIGVVLPVGYMMFRNKRVPSSSSYSKQTNKVLI